The sequence below is a genomic window from Eubalaena glacialis isolate mEubGla1 chromosome 13, mEubGla1.1.hap2.+ XY, whole genome shotgun sequence.
GGGTGCAGCCCGTGTTCTCCAGGCCCTCCTGGATCACGTAGAGCGCACCCGCCTCCTGGTCGCAAGCCACGCTCTGGGCCCCAGCCACGGCCCGGATGAGGAAAGCTAGCGAGTAGACGTTGTAGCACATGGAAAGGAAGATGATGGGGCGCTCCGGGTACTGGAAGCGGTGAGGTTCCAGCAAGAAGGTGAGCACGGTGAAGGCGGTGGAGAAGAAGCACAGCGCCGACCACACGGCCATCCAGACGAGCGCGAAGTCCTTGTCGCGCCGCGACCAGAACACCTCGACACCTGGCCCGCAGCGCGGCGCGCACGAGCGGCTCTTCTCCACATACTGGAACTTCTCGGGGTTCTCGCAGGTGCCGCCGGCGGCGCCTAGGGCGGCGTCGCCGGGGGGCCGCGCGGGCCGCGGCGCCACGGGCAGCATGCCCAGGCCCTTGTGGGGCTCGGCGGGGCCGGCCGTGGCGTTCTCGGGCGCCTCCATGCAGAGCGCGTGCGGGTCGTTGCGCGTGGGCAGCCGGGCGCAGTCCAGCGAGTCCGGCCAGCCGAAGTTGAACTGCTCCATTATGGGCGCGCAGCGCAGGCGCGCCTGCTCGCACATGGGCCGGCAGGCGGGGATGGGCGTCGAGACCTGGTCGGTGCACATGGGCGCGTACAGCGAGCACAGGAAGAAGCGCAGGTGGCTGTGGCAGCCGTACTGCACGAGAGGCGCGAACTCGGCCAGCTCGGCGGCCGCCTCGCCCTGCGACGTGTGGCCCAGCAGGTTGGGCATGCGGGTCAGGTTGTAGCCGATGCCGCGGCACATGGGGATCTCCACCGCCTGGCACGGCGCCGGCCCGCGCCCGCGCTCCGGGTCGAAGCGGCCGATCTCCAGAGCCGCGCCGCCCGCCGCCAGCAGCTGCCACAGCAGCAGCGCCCGGCGGAGCGGCGGCACGGCCATCCCGGGCGGCCCCGGCCGAGGGCGGGAGGGCGGCCTCGCCTCACTCTGGCCGCGCCGTCCGGCGCCCCCGTGCCCGCCCGCCACGTCGCGGGGCGCGGGCCATAGCCGAGCTGGCCGCGTGTGTCAGGGCGCGGCCGGGCGCCCTGGGCAGCGAGCGGGGAAGCCGCCGGAGGGAAAGAAGGCACCGAGCCGCCGAACCGCCGCCACTCGAACGGCCTCCGAGCCACAGCGTGCCCCGCCTCCCGGGGCCGCGGCTACAAGCCTCGGGGCGGGGCGCCGGGCGGACACGCCCAGGGGCGTGCCATCAGCGCGCAGGGCGCGCCCCCAGCCGGGCTTTAAAGGCGCCGCGTCTGGCAGCTGCGCGGGGAGGCACCAACCCGGGCGCGGTCTGGCGGGGCGGGGTGTACAAGCGACCTCATCTGCCCGCTCACACTCGGTTCTTCCTCTTCTGAGTGGGTTGCTGCCCAACCTCTCCACGCGACAAGACAGTCAGCCGGAGGATTTCCCTGCCACCGTACCGCATCACCACTTTTTACCCCAGGCGGAACGATTTCTAAGGCTTTTACGCGTGGGACGCCTCGACCGTGTACTCTGAGACTGTTCAAGTGCAGCCTCTGCCTCTTCACTAGTTGTATGTGGCTTTGGGCTCTTcgctctgtttccttttctgtaaaaccgGCAGATAATCCTGTAGAAATGAACAATTCATTTGTTGCTCACGTGCTACTTATCCGTCACACTGCGCACTTGACCTCATTGTCTCTCTCCGCAGTCCATGAATGGTACCTTCTCCCCTTCCCAGGTG
It includes:
- the FZD9 gene encoding frizzled-9 produces the protein MAVPPLRRALLLWQLLAAGGAALEIGRFDPERGRGPAPCQAVEIPMCRGIGYNLTRMPNLLGHTSQGEAAAELAEFAPLVQYGCHSHLRFFLCSLYAPMCTDQVSTPIPACRPMCEQARLRCAPIMEQFNFGWPDSLDCARLPTRNDPHALCMEAPENATAGPAEPHKGLGMLPVAPRPARPPGDAALGAAGGTCENPEKFQYVEKSRSCAPRCGPGVEVFWSRRDKDFALVWMAVWSALCFFSTAFTVLTFLLEPHRFQYPERPIIFLSMCYNVYSLAFLIRAVAGAQSVACDQEAGALYVIQEGLENTGCTLVFLLLYYFGMASSLWWVVLTLTWFLAAGKKWGHEAIEAHGSYFHMAAWGLPALKTIVILTLRKVAGDELTGLCYVASMDAGALTGFVLVPLSCYLVLGTSFLLTGFVALFHIRKIMKTGGTNTEKLEKLMVKIGVFSILYTVPATCVIVCYVYERLNMDFWRLRATEQPCSAATTPGGWRDCSLQGGSVPTVAVFMLKIFMSLVVGITSGVWVWSSKTFQTWQSLCHRKMAAGRARAKTCRAPGGYGRGTHCHYKAPTVVLHMTKTDPSLENPTHL